Genomic DNA from Cydia splendana chromosome 14, ilCydSple1.2, whole genome shotgun sequence:
TATCATAAGCGCGGTAGCAAACCTAACGTCACGCCCTTTACAGAAATTGTTTGCCGACTTAAAGGATTTCATCGAACTTGCCGCTGAAAATGGATATATTGCCGAAAAACATGATGTAGTAACCATAGATGGATACATACTAACAATGTTTAGAATACCTCCTAAAAACAATTGCACGAAAAAAGTACCAATACTGGTAATGCATGGCCTTCTCCAAGGTGCTGAGGGCTTTTTAGACGCGGGCCCAGAAGCGCCCGGATTCTTGTTAGCTCAAGAGTGCTACGACTCGTGGTTTGGCAACGTTCGCGGCAACTACCACTCCCGGAGGCACAAGACCTTAAATCCGGATAAAGACTTGAAATTTTGGCAGTTCTCAGTCGACGAAATAGGAAAATATGACATTCCGGCCATGGTCGACTATGTGCTTGATGCGACAGCAATGAAACAGCTAATGTATCTAGGTTATTCTCAAGGAGGCCTAGCTTATTTCGTCATGAACTCCGAGAGACCTGAATATGCGAAGAAAATTAAACTTTTCTTAGGATTAGCGCCGGCTTCGAGACAATATAACACCCGTTCCGTATTAACAAGAGTAGGAGCATCTACTGCAAATTCCTTAAGGATTCCCTTAGAAGCAGCAGGAGTGTGGGAACTCCTATCTCAAGGTTTTCCTATCCAAGGAGCACTAAATACCTTGTGCACAATTAAGTTACTGTCAGCAGTTGTGTGTGGTACGGTCAAAACTTTGGTGGATTCAGCTCATCTAGGCTCTGTTACGCCTGAAATTCAAGAAAAAATATTCCAGCACGCTCCGGCCGGGTCTTCTGTTCAGAACTTCGCCTGGTACGGACAATCTTTTAACAGTCTCAATTTCGCCAAGTTTGATTTTGGACGCTTGAAGAATATGCTTGTTTATGGAAATAGTACACCACCAGAATACTATATAGGAGCGTCGACGTCACCCGCTGTAATATTTCACGGTGATGCAGACCACCTTGTTGACACGAAAGACGTAGCCTGGGCTGTTGAACGACTTCCGAACGTGTTAGAATTCTACATTGTGAAAGATCCAATGTGGAATCATTTAGATTTATGCTACAGTCGCTACTGGAAAGACATTATTTTTGTTCCGatgaaaaagtatttaaatcaaTACAATACAGCCTTTGATGATAATTAATGTTAACAAACATACATCCCTGAATAAAATACGTGACCACGGTTCACTCTACAACCAAACACCTTGTTTAAGTATGTAAATTAAACACAACATCTACTTGTTTCAATAACAGTTTTTTATGTCCTTCGTCTAGTTCTATCCATCAATAAAGAATAATTAGAGCTGCAGTCATTAAattattgaatttttattaaattatataaagaatgattgtaattttttttaattgtttttttaacgaataaGAAACTACCCGTAGGtaataatgtttattaaatagCGGAGCTTTCATCAAACTATCCAACATGATCCGATTAGTTGAGTTGAGGCAGAAACGGAttccaaataagtacctatgcaGTCAGTGCAGATGTTCCCAGGATTTTAAAAATAGTTTGCAAGTAGTTAGGTATCATATTATAATCACAACTTATTTGTTATATTAATCACAACTTTCCTCGGCTTGATTTTAAGTACGTCTTTGAGTCACCGTCTTACACATAAatagtaccaaatttcaactcattcggtccagtagttttggagccaATTctctgtgacagacggacggccgAAATATTTAGTGAcgaaaatatgtacatatacctAATTATATGCGTTACAAATTGTAGACAAGTTTTCATATCACAAAAAAATGCGTGAAGGCTATAGCGGGAGTAAAATGGCCAGAATCATGCAAGCCGTTGTTAAAAAAGGATGGAATTTAGACAGTTCCGAGCTttatatatttacttacttactccgttggctgagcgacccaaaatgagacgtCGCCTCCGATCCGACACAAGACACGGCCACTTTTTTACGGAAAGGGTTGATTTCAAAATTTCCTTTTGGTCTTTTGCGTTTTGGTTTTAAGAGGGTGGGGAGGATTCAAAGTGACTGAAGTGAAGTGAGTGCATGACTCACAGGTAAACACGTGAAGAGTCACGTGTTTACCTGTGAGTAGGCGCAGGCGATTTAAACCTGCTCATCTTTCTTCAATTTTCTGTTTTCGGGTCTCAGgagtccccagcaagctcggccgaaattcaccttcccatacaaacaGAGTTTCGTTCTCATTTAAAAACCACGAgttggattgtaatgaaactttaCACATAAGTACAATGACATGATTtatatctagtcctgtaattagtttatatagctCTAGTTTATTACTTTATTAAAGGAACGAAATATAGCAAAAAcaagttaggtaggtatgtatgaataacttaaattcgctgtatgttttaactatggtatctgaagctatcTTATTACAGAACTAGATttaccttatcctattgtaagtaggtataagtttcagagcaatctagctaCTCGTTATAAAATGaaagcgtaactacgtttgtatggagaaccgagttTTGCTGGGGACTCTTAATATAATAGGCGGTGTAACggtgttgtatttttttgtgCATCTGCGGTATGGCTTAAACCGTAATAATATGCGTATTGATGTCAGGGTGTTGTTCTGTGGTAGACGCTTTAAAGAGCGCTATCCGCAAAGATCGGATTGTTTGTTTGTGTTGTTTTTAAACTGCTGCGAAAAGACTTGCGTCGTATGATATGAACACAGCCTGGATAGTCGCGTTGGAATTGTTATTTCGTACCTTGTTGTTGTTTCTTTATTGCATCACACTCGCACGTCTACCGCCTGGCCCCTACTTCACCCCGGTGACAtgtgcgacaattgtcgacatcactgttactgacgtcacaggcctccataggcctccgcttaccatcggacgggcggtgtgcttgtttgccaccaacatgttatgcgatataatggagttttttttaattaacatgttggtggcaaccggttaccgtagcctatggaggcctgtgacgtcagtaacagtgatgtcgacaattgtcgcacctgtcaccgtggtgaaataggggccaggttGTCGCTCAGACACAGCTGGTTTACCGCGTTGTTGGTATTGTTATTGTGTTTTTGTAGCGACCAGACATGTAGCGAGTAGGTAGCGAGTTGGATACCGCCTGAAAAGTGCGTCGgctattaaataaatcaaattaaatatttttagagaAACAAAccaattaaattataaacgtGTAACACTACTACCACTACCCGCCAACGGATGGCGATACTAGTACcgcaatgaaatgaaatgaaatgaaaatctttatttcaggcaactaatggcccatacataaataccttaaaactagcatacatattatataaaaatatatttacacaatGTACACATCTCGCGGTGCAGCGCAGCCGCTGCACGATGCAACTCCACGTCTACCAATAGATGGCGACGCGATCGAGATAGGTCTCGCTAACGGTTGTACGACGTAGAAACATGACCCTCCAACATCAACGGAGAATTATTTGAGAAATGCAAGTAGGGACTTCGGTACCGCACGCACATACCTTCACCTCTGTTGAAGTATAATAGTGTCTGTGCCGTAGAAAATTTACTAGTCTAGCTCGCGCCTACCTCGTTAGGTCTTGCTCGGCAAGTAAAGACTATCAGTATTGTAATAGCTCTTAAGTTTGATAATACACGCGCTAAGTACCTAACGTGGGCTTTTCGTCTACGCCCTCACCTCCCCGTCCTACAAACGTTAATATTTTGAAAGTAAAACTCATTTTATACCTTGACTTTTAACAAGTATTTTACTTAAAACCTGCTTGATTCATATGATGCAgtgacataatttaaaaaaagctataactcccgTGGGAGTATAATGAACCTTAGCTCCCGCTGCACATGCGTGAAATAGCACGCTTATtgcgcaagtgtgatgaaaaaaatatatattaaatcaaattaatatCATCTTAAATTACgattttagagttagaccaagaaaagcctgaCGGTTTttaatagcatacgcagtgcaagtgttatttatacgtcataatttcatataagtttgacgtttaaaataacacttgcactgcgtgtgctatcaaaatcgttgcagacttgtcttggcctaactctagtTAATTTATTCATATAGTCAGCTGAAGAAATAACTAACAACATAAGACATCTTTATAGGCAAGAGCAAGAAAGTGGTCTTGAAAATTTTACTTTCATTTCAACTGTAACGTCTAGATAGGCAACGTTTCTTTTCATTATTCCGTCTATAAGGAACTgagcgtttaaaaaaaaatgtacatttcattcatgtcttcaaaatattgacttcttgggctcattttgctcagaatcatttgtacattcacgcctcatacatgaaaaaatgtgtcccaatatttcctttccagatcgtcacatttttgtatgaaaagttttttatttgtatgaacgtgacgcactggaaaaatattttttcatacaaaattttgggacacattttttcatgtatgaggcgtgaatgtacaaatgattctgagtaaaatgagcccaagaagtcaatattttgaagaaatgaatgaaatgtaaattttttttggaaaacactCAACTAATCAACCAAAACCAAAACATTTGTAGCTGAAAAATACATGAAACTTGGCGATAATCGAgactagtaaaataataaagacATTCCATCTCCAATACAAAGTCACATTCATTCTCCTCGTCATTGTTGTAGAATGTAGATGCTATTCGCGATAACAATCACGTTTccaaatacatatgtattttgtaAGTATATTTGATATGATACTGATTATAACCTCAAGCGAAAgaaaagtttattaaaatatgttGTTGACCGAGCGTTAGAGAAGGTCTACGTTTCAGCTTGGAAATGTTATCCTCTACAAGGTGCGATTCTCACCCAATTCTATTGAAATTTTGTAAGCAGGCGACctagtcaagatgacaatcgcttgcgATTCGCTATCGAATctctttgtgtctctctatcactcatccatattagtgtgacagtttCGTTTCGTTCGCTCCGGAGcataagcgattggcatgttggctacgcgggaggatattttttttcgattcagtttgtaaatttttcaaaatggcggagccatatttttattgagttttaaactatgctcgcgaggtcttgTACTCACAGAGTCATTAGTATAAAAACTCTCT
This window encodes:
- the LOC134796944 gene encoding lipase 3-like — translated: MDWKILNGLALLLFISEVSAGLNIISAVANLTSRPLQKLFADLKDFIELAAENGYIAEKHDVVTIDGYILTMFRIPPKNNCTKKVPILVMHGLLQGAEGFLDAGPEAPGFLLAQECYDSWFGNVRGNYHSRRHKTLNPDKDLKFWQFSVDEIGKYDIPAMVDYVLDATAMKQLMYLGYSQGGLAYFVMNSERPEYAKKIKLFLGLAPASRQYNTRSVLTRVGASTANSLRIPLEAAGVWELLSQGFPIQGALNTLCTIKLLSAVVCGTVKTLVDSAHLGSVTPEIQEKIFQHAPAGSSVQNFAWYGQSFNSLNFAKFDFGRLKNMLVYGNSTPPEYYIGASTSPAVIFHGDADHLVDTKDVAWAVERLPNVLEFYIVKDPMWNHLDLCYSRYWKDIIFVPMKKYLNQYNTAFDDN